The Medicago truncatula cultivar Jemalong A17 chromosome 4, MtrunA17r5.0-ANR, whole genome shotgun sequence genome includes a region encoding these proteins:
- the LOC11443778 gene encoding protein SMAX1-LIKE 4: MRSGGCALQQTLTAEAASVLKHSLVLARRRGHPQVTPLHVAITLLTLRLSSFKRACLKSHQPHHQTSQHPLQSRALELCFNVALNRLPTTPSPLIHSQPSLSNALIAALKRAQAHQRRGSIEQQQQHQQTVLTVKVELEQLIISILDDPSVSRVMREAGFSSTLVKNNLEDSFSPSNSVFKCYNSSGGGVFSSPCSPSTSENHRENINLSSFRQNNFMAATSAKHSSSEFNSVLFSPPKRTELMSTSGGLGLTLHSSSVLDSKMSISQNLSHMLETKPFSSNKVHEDKLNCCEECASNYEKEAQFLRPAGQKKTLPFWLQSHGTEEQNKDALTELKRKWNRLCHCLHQNKQHQNHWNRSNNNHSSNLNNSSSIISHTSNLTPRFRRQQSCSTIEFNFNDKRETTKPVFDSIASMEGKEVKISLALGNDDSSEKVGNITDTALQQAHVCKLLQENVPWQSETIPSISKALFDTKSTKLNEISFRWLFLQGNDFISKRRLALGIAESVFGSADLVLQLDMLKKETLIAPFSEMLLGALRKHQQLVVLIENVDSADTQFMKFLSDGYEKGKFETLSNKEGNLGQVIFILTKGGSKSIEEKNQKTVINLLWQISETKPNFLSPKRKAEFDLFSKIKNPRIEENEKGLLISEQGSKKEEFLRQSSFNSNTLDLNMKADEEEDGENKAIESSSISSDNPLNSNVFLDSIENKFEFNTSSDKDREKTEFFLFKIKGSFEDVCGKKNVVNFSVDEKVIEDMCMGCCFFTNKMFEKWLKDIFQSSLETVNLGGKEGIHFRLCLGDNRNWDSGFMDSSLPKSIQVNYFIE; encoded by the exons ATGCGCTCAGGAGGTTGTGCATTGCAGCAGACCCTCACAGCAGAGGCTGCTTCAGTTTTGAAGCATTCTCTTGTGTTGGCTAGAAGGCGAGGTCATCCACAAGTCACTCCTCTACATGTAGCCATCACTTTACTTACCTTAAGACTAAGTTCCTTCAAAAGGGCTTGTCTTAAGTCTCATCAGCCTCACCATCAAACTTCACAACATCCACTTCAATCTAGGGCTCTTGAGCTTTGTTTCAATGTAGCTCTTAATAGGTTACCAACAACACCTTCTCCTTTGATTCACTCTCAGCCTTCACTTTCCAATGCTCTTATTGCTGCATTGAAAAGAGCACAAGCTCATCAAAGACGAGGTTCCATAGAACAGCAGCAGCAACACCAGCAAACTGTTCTTACTGTCAAAGTTGAGCTTGAACAGCTTATTATATCTATACTTGATGATCCTAGTGTTAGTAGGGTTATGAGAGAAGCTGGATTCTCTAGTACTCTTGTTAAGAACAATTTAGAAGACTCTTTCTCACCTTCTAATTCTGTTTTTAAATGTTATAATAGTTCTGGTGGTGGTGTGTTTTCATCTCCATGTTCGCCTTCAACTAGTGAGAATCATAGAGAAAACATTAACCTTAGCAGTTTCAGACAGAACAATTTCATGGCTGCTACTAGTGCTAAGCACAGTTCTtctgagtttaactcagttctCTTTTCTCCACCAAAAAGAACCGAGTTGATGAGTACATCAGGTGGACTTGGCTTGACCCTTCATTCTTCCAG TGTCCTTGATTCCAAGATGAGCATCTCTCAGAACTTATCTCATATGCTGGAAACAAAACCCTTTAGCAGTAATAAGGTGCATGAGGATAAACTTAATTGTTGTGAAGAATGTGCTTCCAATTATGAAAAAGAAGCTCAATTTCTCAGACCTGCAGGACAGAAGAAAACTTTGCCTTTCTGGCTTCAGTCTCATGGCACAGAAGAACAAAATAAG GATGCATTAACCGAGTTGAAAAGAAAATGGAATAGACTATGCCACTGTCTACACCAAAACAAACAGCACCAAAACCACTGGAATAGGAGCAACAATAATCACAGTTCAAACCTCAATAATTCATCAAGCATCATATCTCACACCTCCAATCTTACACCTCGATTCCGTCGCCAACAATCATGCAGCACCATTGAGTTCAATTTCAATGATAAAAGGGAAACAACAAAGCCGGTCTTTGATTCCATTGCAAGCATGGAAGGTAAAGAAGTAAAGATTAGTCTTGCACTTGGCAATGATGATTCAAGTGAAAAGGTGGGAAATATAACCGATACAGCGCTACAACAAGCTCATGTTTGTAAACTATTGCAGGAGAATGTGCCATGGCAATCTGAAACTATTCCTTCAATATCAAAAGCCTTGTTTGATACCAAATCAACAAAACTAAATGAGATTTCATTTAGATGGTTATTTTTACAAGGCAATGATTTCATAAGCAAAAGAAGATTAGCACTTGGTATTGCAGAATCAGTTTTTGGTTCAGCTGATTTGGTCcttcaattggatatgctaaaaAAGGAAACTTTGATAGCCCCATTTTCTGAAATGCTATTAGGAGCATTGAGAAAACATCAACAGCTTGTGGTTTTGATTGAAAATGTTGATTCTGCTGATACCCAATTCATGAAATTTCTCTCGGatggatatgaaaaaggaaagttTGAAACTTTAAGTAACAAAGAGGGGAATTTAGGTCAAGTAATATTCATCTTAACAAAAGGTGGATCCAAAAGCATTGAAGAGAAGAACCAAAAAACTGTTATCAATTTGTTGTGGCAAATCAGTGAAACTAAGCCTAATTTCTTGAGCCCCAAGAGAAAAGCtgaatttgatttgttttccaAAATCAAGAACCCTAGAATTGAAGAGAATGAAAAGGGGTTGTTGATTTCTGAACAAGGAAGCAAAAAGGAAGAATTTTTAAGACAATCAAGCTTTAACAGTAACACCCTTGATCTGAACATGAAAGCTGATGAAGAGGAAGATGGTGAAAATAAAGCAATTGAAAGTAGCTCAATTTCAAGTGATAATCCATTGAACTCAAATGTGTTTCTTGATTCAATTGAGAACAAGTTTGAGTTTAACACAAGTTCAGATAAAGACAGGGAAAAGACAGAGTTTTTTCTGTTTAAGATTAAAGGGTCATTTGAAGATGTTTGTGGTAAGAAAAATGTGGTGAATTTTAGTGTAGATGAAAAAGTGATTGAAGACATGTGTATGGGGTGTTGTTTTTTTACTAACAAAATGTTTGAGAAATGGCTGAAAGACATTTTTCAAAGCAGTTTAGAAACAGTTAACTTGGGTGGGAAGGAAGGTATACATTTTAGACTTTGTTTGGGTGATAATAGAAATTGGGATAGTGGGTTTATGGATTCTTCACTGCCTAAGAGTATCCAAGTTAATTACTTCATAGAATGA